The Acidicapsa acidisoli genome contains a region encoding:
- a CDS encoding LysR family transcriptional regulator has product MELKHLTSFVAVADQLSFVRAAVQLHISQPALTGQIQKLEEELGVQLLARNRRTVKLTDVGTIFLEEARATLARARQAADRAQKAARGEFGRLKIAFVSSAALEIVPGIVIEFRKQHPEVALDLINIQTANQVEGLLEKTLDIGFVRLPLSNDQLSITIIHREKFVVILPKEHRLAKEKQLRAAQLREEPFVAYGRRWAPGFFDSVMQICNREGFSPNIVQETGEMYTAIALVGAGAGIAILPQSVVRAQSRNIVMKPLSKSTEHSEIALATRAGNNSSLVESFVSVARKVCKTIS; this is encoded by the coding sequence GTGGAGCTAAAGCACCTGACATCGTTCGTCGCCGTGGCAGATCAATTGAGCTTTGTGCGCGCAGCAGTGCAGCTTCACATCTCTCAACCGGCACTCACTGGCCAGATCCAGAAACTTGAGGAAGAACTCGGCGTCCAACTGCTTGCGCGCAACCGGCGAACGGTCAAGCTTACCGATGTTGGAACGATCTTTCTTGAAGAGGCCAGAGCCACTTTAGCCCGGGCCAGGCAAGCTGCGGATCGTGCACAAAAGGCAGCTCGTGGCGAATTCGGAAGGCTCAAGATTGCCTTTGTTTCTTCAGCGGCGCTCGAAATTGTTCCCGGCATCGTAATCGAGTTCAGGAAACAACATCCTGAAGTGGCTCTCGATCTGATCAATATACAGACTGCCAATCAGGTAGAAGGGTTGCTTGAGAAGACCCTTGATATTGGGTTTGTACGATTACCCCTATCCAATGATCAGTTGAGCATCACCATCATCCATCGAGAGAAATTTGTGGTGATATTGCCGAAAGAACACCGGCTTGCCAAGGAGAAGCAGCTTCGCGCTGCGCAGTTGCGGGAGGAGCCGTTTGTCGCATATGGCCGGCGCTGGGCGCCTGGTTTCTTTGATTCCGTTATGCAAATATGCAACCGCGAAGGCTTCAGCCCGAATATTGTTCAGGAAACAGGTGAGATGTACACCGCGATTGCGTTGGTTGGGGCAGGCGCTGGCATTGCAATCCTGCCGCAATCCGTGGTTCGTGCTCAGTCGAGAAATATCGTAATGAAGCCATTGTCGAAATCAACAGAACATTCCGAGATCGCACTTGCCACACGAGCAGGCAATAACTCATCCCTTGTCGAATCGTTCGTCTCTGTTGCGCGCAAGGTATGCAAGACGATTAGTTAA
- the cyaY gene encoding iron donor protein CyaY, whose protein sequence is MMDEVEFRKAADAAIEELKQELYASEDDGNFEVEEQAGALYVIFEEPEGKFVITPNTPVQQIWISARSTSFKLDLTTEGFVLSKTGEKLGPLVKRLIEEHTA, encoded by the coding sequence ATGATGGACGAAGTGGAATTTCGCAAGGCGGCCGATGCGGCCATTGAAGAACTCAAACAGGAACTCTACGCCTCCGAAGACGACGGCAACTTTGAAGTAGAAGAGCAGGCCGGCGCGCTTTATGTAATCTTCGAGGAACCCGAAGGCAAATTCGTGATCACACCTAATACTCCAGTGCAACAGATCTGGATCTCCGCCCGCAGCACCAGCTTCAAGCTGGATCTCACCACCGAAGGCTTTGTCCTGTCCAAGACGGGCGAGAAACTCGGCCCGCTGGTGAAGCGCCTGATTGAAGAGCACACTGCCTGA
- a CDS encoding glycosyltransferase family 2 protein has product MKLSIAILACNEAANLRRTLPSVAWADELVLVDSGSTDDTVAIAKEFGVKVFIEPWKGYGPQMNSAIDKCTSPWVFSLDADEELTPELQTEIRALLVGEPKFDAYWVPRRNQIFGRWMRYGGQYPDYKLRLFRQGTARLPEDTEPHATPKWPGPKGKLRGDLLHYQYPTVALYVEHMNRYSSASVPLVLRKDRSCRGLFEFLAMTVVNPVLTFVKNYFFRSGFLDGREGLLFHLYHSAYTSWKYAKAWESTRSLKSDSPR; this is encoded by the coding sequence ATGAAGCTCTCCATAGCTATCCTGGCCTGCAACGAGGCGGCGAATCTTCGCCGTACACTCCCCAGCGTTGCCTGGGCCGACGAGCTGGTCCTGGTCGATTCCGGCTCTACGGACGATACGGTCGCCATTGCAAAGGAGTTCGGCGTCAAGGTCTTCATTGAGCCATGGAAAGGCTACGGGCCGCAGATGAACTCCGCCATCGACAAATGCACCTCACCCTGGGTCTTTTCGCTCGACGCGGACGAAGAGCTGACACCGGAGTTGCAGACCGAGATTCGGGCGCTGCTTGTAGGCGAGCCAAAGTTTGATGCCTACTGGGTGCCGCGCCGCAATCAGATATTCGGCCGCTGGATGCGCTACGGCGGGCAGTATCCCGACTATAAGCTGCGCCTGTTCCGCCAGGGAACGGCGCGCCTGCCCGAAGATACCGAACCGCACGCGACGCCTAAGTGGCCCGGGCCCAAGGGTAAGTTACGCGGCGACCTGCTGCATTACCAGTATCCGACCGTCGCGCTCTATGTCGAACATATGAACCGCTACAGCTCCGCCAGCGTCCCGCTCGTCCTGCGCAAAGACCGAAGCTGCCGCGGTCTCTTTGAATTCCTGGCCATGACGGTTGTGAATCCCGTACTTACCTTCGTGAAAAACTATTTCTTTCGGAGCGGCTTTCTGGATGGCCGCGAGGGGCTGCTTTTTCATCTCTATCACTCGGCTTACACGAGCTGGAAGTACGCCAAAGCCTGGGAATCCACCCGATCTTTGAAGTCAGATAGCCCACGCTAA
- a CDS encoding LacI family DNA-binding transcriptional regulator — translation MPKVPSDSKPGHVNLKMLAEHLQLSQTTISLVLNNSPSAKSIPQETRQRVLDAAEKLNYRPNYFARSLRQSRSMSVGVLAPDLSEGYFTRVMSGVVEELTLARYFYFTACHDWRPELLEEYPRMLVERAVDGFLLLNTPAEIDVPVPVVAISAHGSEAGVTHIVLDHLKAAELALGHLYELGHRRIAFMRGPKAIPDSDFRWEGIEQAARALGLELDASLETRIDAGNGNGSWSEKTGHHPMSPEIGYLPMKQLLARTRAFTAVFCFNDIAAIGAIRALSEAGLRVPADVSVVGFDDIQSAAFCTPSLTTVRQPLNEMGKRGARILLERIANPEKTELAAEVVMEPELVVRESTGPIKA, via the coding sequence ATGCCAAAGGTACCGTCAGATTCGAAGCCTGGCCATGTCAACCTGAAAATGCTGGCCGAGCATCTTCAGCTATCACAGACAACGATTTCGCTGGTCTTAAACAACTCTCCGTCTGCGAAATCGATTCCGCAGGAAACGCGCCAGCGCGTCCTGGACGCCGCCGAGAAGTTGAATTACCGGCCTAACTACTTCGCGCGGTCGCTACGCCAGAGCCGCAGTATGAGCGTCGGCGTGCTCGCGCCCGATCTCAGCGAAGGTTACTTTACCCGCGTAATGAGCGGCGTGGTCGAGGAACTGACACTGGCCAGGTACTTCTATTTCACCGCATGCCATGACTGGCGTCCCGAGTTGCTCGAAGAGTACCCGCGCATGCTGGTGGAACGCGCCGTAGACGGCTTTCTGCTCCTGAACACTCCAGCTGAGATCGACGTGCCGGTGCCTGTGGTGGCAATCTCGGCACACGGCTCCGAGGCAGGCGTGACGCATATCGTGCTTGACCATCTCAAGGCCGCCGAACTGGCCCTTGGTCATCTCTACGAGCTTGGCCACCGGCGCATTGCCTTCATGCGCGGACCGAAAGCCATCCCGGACTCGGACTTTCGCTGGGAAGGGATCGAGCAGGCCGCCCGGGCACTCGGATTGGAGCTGGACGCCAGCCTCGAAACCCGCATCGACGCCGGAAACGGCAACGGAAGCTGGAGCGAAAAGACCGGCCACCACCCCATGTCGCCCGAGATCGGCTACCTGCCGATGAAACAGTTGCTTGCAAGAACCCGCGCCTTCACCGCAGTCTTCTGCTTCAATGACATTGCCGCAATTGGCGCGATTCGCGCCCTCAGCGAGGCCGGATTGCGCGTCCCGGCCGATGTTTCCGTCGTCGGCTTCGACGATATTCAGTCCGCCGCTTTCTGCACGCCCAGCCTGACAACAGTTCGGCAACCACTGAACGAGATGGGCAAGCGCGGCGCGCGAATCCTGCTGGAGCGCATCGCCAACCCCGAAAAGACAGAACTCGCAGCCGAAGTGGTCATGGAGCCGGAGCTGGTTGTGCGGGAGTCGACCGGCCCGATCAAGGCATAG
- a CDS encoding type II toxin-antitoxin system ParD family antitoxin: MRTTQQFSITLTNEMAQMVRAKVESGEYASESEVIRDGLRTLQLHERALETWLREQVAPAYDAIKADPSRAVSADKVRASLAAARKSTLRAG, from the coding sequence ATGCGAACAACTCAGCAATTCAGCATTACGCTAACGAACGAAATGGCACAAATGGTCCGTGCCAAGGTCGAATCCGGCGAGTATGCGAGTGAGAGTGAAGTCATTCGCGATGGACTGCGGACCCTGCAACTCCATGAACGGGCGCTGGAAACCTGGCTTCGGGAGCAGGTTGCTCCGGCTTACGATGCGATCAAGGCCGATCCGTCCAGGGCTGTCTCGGCAGACAAGGTGCGCGCCTCGCTGGCTGCTGCCCGTAAATCGACACTGCGCGCCGGATGA
- a CDS encoding type II toxin-antitoxin system RelE/ParE family toxin — protein MIYRVIYTPEAEAQLVALYFYIAAAASPEIAAKYTEDIVSQCESLATFPLRGTVREEIRPGLRTMGYKKRVTIAFDATDGQVTVYGIFYGGQDFETALRE, from the coding sequence ATGATCTATCGCGTTATCTATACGCCCGAGGCAGAGGCTCAGCTTGTAGCCCTCTATTTCTATATCGCCGCGGCAGCCTCGCCAGAGATTGCCGCTAAGTACACAGAAGATATCGTGAGCCAATGCGAGAGTCTCGCGACCTTTCCCCTGCGAGGCACGGTGCGAGAAGAGATTCGTCCAGGTTTGCGTACGATGGGCTATAAGAAGCGAGTTACAATCGCCTTCGATGCTACAGATGGCCAAGTGACTGTTTACGGAATCTTCTATGGCGGACAGGACTTTGAGACGGCATTGCGCGAATAG
- a CDS encoding homoserine dehydrogenase, producing the protein MSQSSASVSSSFPTNSSRPLRVAIFGFGTVGSSVARILVESAPAGLELTHIVNRNVDRKRVDWVPASVTWTEDTESILARSPGGPDIIVELAGGLQPAGDWVRKALTSGKSVVTANKKLIAYHGLELESMAAANGLHLLYGAAVAGGIPVIPGLEHGLAGDRVDRVEGILNGTCNFILSKMEAGAEYGAVLAEAQALGYAEADPTEDVAGYDARAKLSILIRLALRAQVHPEDILACPITEVTAIDFSYARDLNCTIRQIARAERVDGHLAATVRPMLVPLTSPLAWSRGTENMVVTTGHYGGDVVFSGHGAGGHPTAVAVVSDLVGLAQGSCRIAIPSKPATVGTELEVPHYIRFTVSDRPGIVAGIAGALARENINLNAILQKPGFSLDKLPFVVTVEPCKTSSLKRALKEIGQMSALLEKPLDLQMLEK; encoded by the coding sequence GTGTCTCAAAGCTCCGCGTCCGTTTCGTCTTCGTTTCCGACAAACTCTTCCCGTCCGCTCCGCGTCGCCATCTTCGGCTTTGGCACCGTTGGCAGTTCGGTGGCCCGCATCCTTGTTGAATCGGCCCCGGCTGGCCTGGAACTGACGCACATCGTCAATCGCAATGTCGACCGCAAGCGAGTTGACTGGGTTCCGGCTTCGGTCACCTGGACCGAGGATACGGAATCCATCCTGGCGCGTTCGCCGGGAGGCCCGGACATCATCGTCGAGCTCGCTGGCGGATTGCAGCCAGCCGGAGACTGGGTGCGCAAGGCCCTGACATCCGGAAAAAGCGTCGTGACCGCGAACAAGAAGTTGATCGCCTATCACGGCCTCGAACTTGAATCGATGGCCGCCGCCAACGGCCTGCATTTGCTTTACGGAGCCGCAGTTGCCGGGGGCATTCCGGTCATTCCAGGCCTGGAGCACGGTCTTGCCGGCGATCGCGTGGATCGTGTGGAAGGAATCTTGAACGGCACATGCAACTTCATTCTCAGCAAAATGGAGGCTGGCGCGGAATACGGCGCTGTGCTGGCCGAAGCACAAGCGCTGGGCTACGCCGAAGCCGATCCCACGGAAGACGTGGCCGGATACGATGCACGGGCTAAACTGTCGATTCTGATCCGTCTGGCGCTACGGGCGCAGGTGCATCCGGAAGATATTCTGGCTTGCCCGATTACCGAAGTTACGGCTATCGACTTCTCGTATGCCCGGGATTTGAATTGCACGATCCGGCAGATTGCCCGCGCGGAGCGCGTCGATGGCCATCTGGCCGCGACCGTCCGGCCGATGCTGGTGCCACTGACCTCACCGCTGGCCTGGTCGCGGGGAACGGAAAACATGGTTGTCACCACCGGCCACTATGGCGGAGATGTCGTCTTCTCTGGTCATGGCGCTGGCGGCCATCCCACTGCGGTCGCAGTGGTGAGCGACCTGGTCGGGCTGGCCCAGGGATCGTGCCGGATAGCGATTCCCAGCAAGCCTGCCACGGTTGGCACCGAGCTGGAAGTGCCGCACTACATTCGATTCACGGTCAGCGACCGGCCTGGCATCGTGGCCGGCATTGCCGGAGCGCTGGCCCGTGAGAACATCAATTTGAACGCTATCCTTCAGAAGCCGGGATTTTCGCTCGATAAATTGCCGTTTGTGGTCACGGTTGAGCCTTGCAAGACTTCGTCGCTCAAACGCGCGTTGAAGGAGATTGGTCAGATGTCTGCGCTGCTGGAGAAGCCGTTGGACCTGCAGATGCTGGAGAAGTAG